A stretch of the Actinotalea sp. JY-7876 genome encodes the following:
- a CDS encoding BMP family protein, with product MKRLTRAAVLTAAAALTLSACGAAPEEETESTAGTEETAEATVDFTACMVSDEGGFDDASFNESGFLGLERAKEELGIETRTAESSDPGQYTANVDSMVQEGCDLIIGVGFALEDPIQAAAEANPDIQFALVDSAFSADDFSPVTLDNAKPLLFNTQEAAYLAGYLAAGTSETGTVATYGGLPFPSVTIFMDGFVDGVEKFNEDNGASVAVLGWDKEAQNGSMIGDFSNTEGGRTTTEQFIASGADVILPVAGPVGAGSLNAASQADGVSVIWVDSDGYEQESNADTKNLILTSVIKQIGTAVFDTIASAVDGEFSNEPYVGTLENGGVDLAPLHDFESTVDPALVEQVDALREQIINGEIVVESPSATPVE from the coding sequence GTGAAGAGACTGACGCGAGCAGCGGTGCTGACGGCCGCCGCAGCACTGACCCTGAGTGCCTGTGGCGCGGCCCCCGAGGAGGAGACCGAGTCGACCGCCGGTACCGAGGAGACGGCCGAGGCGACCGTCGACTTCACCGCGTGCATGGTCTCGGACGAGGGCGGCTTCGACGACGCGTCCTTCAACGAGTCCGGCTTCCTGGGCCTCGAGCGTGCCAAGGAGGAGCTCGGCATCGAGACCCGCACGGCCGAGTCGTCCGACCCCGGCCAGTACACGGCCAACGTCGACTCGATGGTCCAGGAGGGCTGCGACCTCATCATCGGCGTCGGCTTCGCGCTCGAGGACCCGATCCAGGCCGCGGCCGAGGCGAACCCGGACATCCAGTTCGCGCTCGTCGACAGCGCGTTCAGCGCCGACGACTTCAGCCCCGTCACGCTCGACAACGCCAAGCCCCTCCTGTTCAACACGCAGGAGGCCGCGTACCTCGCCGGCTACCTCGCGGCGGGCACGAGCGAGACCGGCACCGTCGCGACGTACGGCGGCCTGCCCTTCCCGTCCGTCACGATCTTCATGGACGGCTTCGTGGACGGCGTCGAGAAGTTCAACGAGGACAACGGCGCGTCCGTCGCCGTCCTCGGGTGGGACAAGGAGGCCCAGAACGGCTCCATGATCGGCGACTTCAGCAACACCGAGGGCGGCCGCACCACCACCGAGCAGTTCATCGCCTCGGGCGCGGACGTCATCCTCCCGGTCGCCGGCCCCGTCGGCGCGGGCTCGCTCAACGCCGCCTCGCAGGCCGACGGCGTCTCGGTCATCTGGGTCGACTCGGACGGCTACGAGCAGGAGTCCAACGCGGACACCAAGAACCTCATCCTGACCTCGGTCATCAAGCAGATCGGCACCGCCGTGTTCGACACGATCGCCTCGGCGGTCGACGGCGAGTTCTCGAACGAGCCGTACGTGGGCACGCTGGAGAACGGTGGCGTGGACCTCGCGCCGCTGCACGACTTCGAGAGCACGGTCGACCCGGCGCTCGTCGAGCAGGTCGACGCCCTGCGCGAGCAGATCATCAACGGCGAGATCGTCGTCGAGTCGCCCTCGGCGACGCCCGTCGAGTGA
- a CDS encoding ABC transporter ATP-binding protein, whose product MRLQLEGITKRFGPLVANNAISLTFEPGEIHALLGENGAGKSTLMNVLYGLYRPDEGQIVIDGEPVSFTGPGQAMAAGIGMVHQHFMLVPVFTVAENVVLGHEPTSGGGLIDLARARALVREISDRFGFAVDPDALVEDLPVGVQQRVEIIKALSRDAKILILDEPTAVLTPQETDELIAIMRQLKDAGTSIVFITHKLREVRAVADRISVIRRGTVVGTADPSDSEAKLASLMVGRTVDLGVDKQPTDPGDATFQVRDLTVIDPSGARVVDGVSLDVHRSEILAIAGVQGNGQSELAEAILGLRSASGGSITLDGNELLGRSVDEVLRAGVGFVPEDRSTDGLISSFSIAENLILDLHGEKPFASYGSLSPSRVAANAARAVQEFDVRLTSVHDPISTLSGGNQQKVVLAREMSRPLRLLVASQPTRGLDVGSIEFVHKRIVAERDHGTPVVIISTELDEVLALADRIAVMYRGKVVGVVPGSTSRDVLGLMMAGAPLEEAQRGAASHHTALSEAGTIDGIPL is encoded by the coding sequence ATGAGGCTCCAGCTCGAGGGGATCACGAAGCGGTTCGGTCCGCTCGTGGCCAACAACGCCATCAGCCTGACCTTCGAGCCGGGGGAGATCCACGCCCTGCTCGGGGAGAACGGCGCGGGCAAGTCCACGCTGATGAACGTCCTGTACGGCCTCTACCGGCCGGACGAGGGCCAGATCGTCATCGACGGCGAGCCCGTGTCCTTCACGGGTCCCGGCCAGGCCATGGCCGCCGGGATCGGCATGGTGCACCAGCACTTCATGCTCGTCCCGGTCTTCACGGTCGCGGAGAACGTCGTGCTCGGCCACGAGCCGACGTCGGGCGGCGGCCTCATCGACCTGGCGCGGGCCCGCGCCCTGGTGCGCGAGATCTCGGACCGGTTCGGCTTCGCGGTCGACCCGGACGCGCTGGTCGAGGACCTGCCGGTCGGGGTCCAGCAGCGCGTCGAGATCATCAAGGCGCTGAGCCGCGACGCGAAGATCCTCATCCTCGACGAGCCCACGGCGGTCCTCACGCCGCAGGAGACCGACGAGCTCATCGCGATCATGCGCCAGCTCAAGGACGCCGGGACCTCGATCGTCTTCATCACGCACAAGCTGCGCGAGGTCCGCGCCGTGGCCGACCGGATCTCGGTCATCCGGCGCGGGACCGTCGTCGGCACCGCGGACCCCAGCGACAGCGAGGCGAAGCTCGCCTCGCTCATGGTCGGCCGCACGGTCGACCTGGGCGTGGACAAGCAGCCGACCGACCCGGGCGACGCGACCTTCCAGGTGCGCGACCTGACGGTCATCGACCCCAGCGGGGCGCGCGTGGTCGACGGGGTGAGCCTCGACGTCCACCGCAGCGAGATCCTCGCGATCGCCGGTGTCCAGGGCAACGGGCAGTCCGAGCTCGCCGAGGCGATCCTGGGCCTGCGCAGCGCGTCCGGCGGCTCGATCACGCTCGACGGGAACGAGCTCCTCGGCCGCAGCGTCGACGAGGTCCTGCGCGCGGGTGTCGGCTTCGTCCCCGAGGACCGCAGCACCGACGGCCTGATCTCGTCCTTCTCCATCGCGGAGAACCTCATCCTCGACCTGCACGGCGAGAAGCCGTTCGCCAGCTACGGGTCGCTGTCCCCGTCGCGGGTGGCCGCGAACGCGGCACGCGCGGTCCAGGAGTTCGACGTCCGCCTCACCTCGGTGCACGACCCCATCAGCACGCTGTCGGGGGGCAACCAGCAGAAGGTCGTCCTCGCGCGGGAGATGTCCCGGCCGCTGCGCCTGCTCGTCGCGAGCCAGCCCACGCGCGGCCTCGACGTGGGCTCCATCGAGTTCGTGCACAAGCGGATCGTCGCCGAGCGCGACCACGGCACGCCCGTGGTGATCATCTCCACCGAGCTCGACGAGGTCCTCGCCCTCGCCGACCGCATCGCGGTGATGTACCGGGGCAAGGTCGTCGGCGTCGTGCCGGGCAGCACGAGCCGTGACGTCCTCGGCCTGATGATGGCCGGCGCGCCGCTCGAGGAGGCCCAGCGCGGGGCCGCTTCCCACCACACCGCCCTCAGCGAGGCCGGAACGATCGACGGGATCCCCCTGTGA
- a CDS encoding ABC transporter permease, translating to MSTTDTLVAPSAQPSTPTGRGGPGLLQRVLDASWLTITLAIVMALIASSVLIAAANAEVQDAAVYFFSRPTDLLTAAWDAVYSAYSALFRGAVFDYQAEGLRRVRPITETMTASVPLILAGLGLAVAFRSGLFNIGAQGQVLMGAAAATFFGITFTLPVVLHVVAACVAAIVVGALWAGIAGFLKARTGANEVIVTIMLNSIATYLVAFLLTTTVLRQGGTRPISPPVGPNSLMPRMLGEQFRLHWGFVVALLAAVAVWWLMERSVLGFQFRAVGANQRAARTAGIRVNVVFVTVMLVAGGLAGLGGAMQILGTDRTLQESSAGNIGFDAITVALLGRSKPVGTVLAALLFGALRAGSPLMQTSADTPIDIILVIQASIVLLIAAPVLVRELSPLHRIAQLFGYRMKEASA from the coding sequence GTGAGCACCACCGACACGCTCGTCGCGCCGTCCGCGCAGCCGAGCACACCGACGGGCCGCGGCGGGCCCGGTCTCCTGCAGCGCGTCCTGGACGCCTCGTGGCTGACGATCACGCTCGCGATCGTCATGGCCCTCATCGCGTCCTCCGTGCTGATCGCCGCCGCGAACGCCGAGGTGCAGGACGCGGCCGTCTACTTCTTCTCGCGGCCCACGGACCTCCTCACCGCGGCATGGGACGCCGTCTACTCGGCGTACTCCGCGCTCTTCCGCGGCGCCGTCTTCGACTACCAGGCCGAGGGCCTGCGGCGGGTCCGGCCGATCACCGAGACGATGACGGCGTCCGTGCCGCTCATCCTCGCCGGCCTCGGCCTCGCGGTCGCGTTCCGTTCGGGGCTGTTCAACATCGGTGCGCAGGGCCAGGTGCTCATGGGCGCCGCGGCGGCGACCTTCTTCGGCATCACCTTCACCCTGCCGGTCGTGCTCCACGTCGTGGCCGCGTGCGTCGCGGCGATCGTCGTCGGGGCCCTCTGGGCGGGCATCGCCGGCTTCCTCAAGGCCCGGACGGGGGCGAACGAGGTCATCGTCACGATCATGCTCAACTCGATCGCGACCTACCTCGTGGCGTTCCTGCTGACCACGACCGTGCTGCGCCAGGGCGGGACCCGCCCGATCTCGCCCCCGGTCGGGCCGAACTCGCTCATGCCCCGCATGCTGGGCGAGCAGTTCCGGCTGCACTGGGGCTTCGTCGTCGCGCTGCTCGCGGCGGTCGCCGTGTGGTGGCTCATGGAGCGCTCGGTGCTCGGGTTCCAGTTCCGGGCGGTCGGGGCCAACCAGCGCGCCGCCCGCACGGCCGGCATCCGCGTCAACGTCGTGTTCGTCACGGTCATGCTCGTCGCCGGTGGCCTGGCGGGCCTCGGCGGCGCGATGCAGATCCTCGGCACGGACCGGACGCTGCAGGAGTCGAGCGCCGGCAACATCGGCTTCGACGCCATCACCGTCGCACTGCTGGGGCGCTCGAAGCCGGTCGGCACGGTCCTGGCTGCGCTGCTGTTCGGTGCCCTGCGCGCCGGATCGCCGCTCATGCAGACCTCGGCCGACACCCCGATCGACATCATCCTCGTCATCCAGGCCTCGATCGTGCTGCTCATCGCGGCGCCCGTCCTGGTCCGCGAGCTCTCCCCGCTGCACCGGATCGCGCAGCTCTTCGGCTACCGCATGAAGGAGGCCAGCGCATGA